One stretch of Halalkalicoccus tibetensis DNA includes these proteins:
- a CDS encoding Cdc6/Cdc18 family protein, producing MVGDETDSRNPYESFEDNPYRSSVDIFTNESVLKEDWQPEKLPEREAELDEIRNALAPATRGVNAHNLFLYGKTGQGKTVAIDHELALLQDYAASQDDFNLSVIKTSANNQTTSYQLCAHLIKEIRDSRKKPSGIDQQSMFDLLYEEISDLEETVIIVIDEIDAIGSNDELLYELPRARKNDHINDQWVSVIGISNNLQFRDNLSPKVKDSLYDSEIEFAPYNAEKLTSILERRAERAFIDDVLDDDVIPLCSAFAAQDEGSARQAIRLLYKSGELALNHGNDTVSETHVREARDILERKRIEEGMRSLTTQDQFALLSVVALEIDGETPARTRQVYQKYKSIVDRLDGNQLVERRVRDHLQSLGMQGFLLAETRNTGIQGGSHYRFELKTDLEATLDILGEDTRIDDVVSDLTEIATAKELT from the coding sequence ATGGTCGGTGACGAAACCGATTCCAGAAACCCATACGAGTCATTTGAGGACAATCCCTATCGTTCCTCTGTAGACATTTTCACCAATGAAAGCGTTTTAAAAGAGGATTGGCAACCTGAGAAGTTACCTGAACGAGAAGCAGAGCTTGACGAGATCAGGAATGCTCTCGCCCCCGCAACAAGAGGTGTAAATGCTCACAATCTGTTTCTCTATGGTAAGACTGGGCAAGGAAAAACAGTCGCTATCGATCACGAACTGGCTTTACTACAGGACTATGCCGCCAGTCAAGACGATTTTAATTTGAGTGTCATCAAGACTAGCGCAAACAATCAAACGACAAGCTACCAGCTCTGTGCTCATCTGATCAAAGAGATTCGTGATAGCAGAAAGAAGCCAAGTGGTATTGACCAACAGTCCATGTTCGATCTCCTCTATGAGGAAATTAGCGATTTAGAGGAAACAGTCATTATCGTTATTGACGAGATCGACGCAATTGGGAGTAACGACGAGCTCCTCTACGAACTTCCACGAGCACGAAAAAACGACCATATCAACGATCAATGGGTGAGCGTTATCGGCATTAGCAACAACCTCCAATTTCGCGACAACCTCTCTCCAAAGGTCAAAGACTCACTGTATGACTCGGAGATCGAGTTCGCTCCGTACAACGCTGAAAAGCTCACGTCAATTCTTGAGCGTCGAGCAGAGCGCGCTTTTATCGATGATGTACTTGATGACGATGTTATTCCTCTTTGCTCGGCATTCGCTGCTCAAGACGAGGGGAGTGCTCGCCAAGCGATTCGTCTATTGTACAAATCCGGCGAATTAGCGCTCAACCACGGTAACGACACTGTCAGTGAAACACATGTTCGTGAAGCACGTGACATTCTCGAACGAAAACGAATTGAAGAGGGGATGCGAAGTCTAACTACACAGGATCAGTTTGCTCTTCTCTCTGTCGTAGCTCTCGAGATCGACGGCGAAACACCTGCCAGAACCAGGCAGGTATACCAGAAATACAAATCAATCGTCGACCGACTTGATGGCAATCAACTCGTTGAGCGCCGCGTACGTGATCATCTCCAGAGCCTTGGCATGCAGGGCTTCCTCCTTGCAGAGACTCGAAACACAGGTATTCAGGGCGGCTCACACTACCGATTCGAATTGAAGACTGATCTAGAGGCTACTCTCGATATTCTCGGGGAGGATACTCGTATCGATGACGTTGTCAGTGATTTAACTGAAATCGCAACTGCAAAAGAACTGACGTAG
- a CDS encoding tyrosine-type recombinase/integrase, whose product STTTEDPPTLQEGLTQFLEAKAKGDDSGNYRRNANRVISQWIDWLAQRDIERFEQLDETVLAHYAEHLRRRVAASEAETTDGGIARSTAWTYYNTISAFLGWASKWGYLQENYARAGLAQESMPDRSTTQQSQQQFWTPAQREQILNYVNKRAHDAIDEKGLSAEIEARDRALVAVLAFTGVRASEVFRSEHDNRTGRQGIRWRDINLEEQTISVLGKNQQRQSAWLLEQAIPAVERYRTISDPPSDDWPVFPTRHAPSLYESARTHLREVDNENEESIEVILDENPIEEVLREYQIVPPAITTTGARSVMKRLCEAAELDIPTPPEGPGYLQLHGARRGIGDTFYRMDRGTAQDLMRHQSLETTKDHYSHIDATEGAKRASEMLDESNADQ is encoded by the coding sequence TCAACCACCACAGAAGACCCTCCAACACTCCAGGAAGGGCTTACACAGTTCCTCGAGGCCAAAGCCAAAGGCGACGACTCAGGAAACTACCGGCGCAACGCAAATCGCGTCATCAGTCAGTGGATCGATTGGCTCGCCCAACGAGACATCGAGCGCTTCGAGCAGCTCGATGAAACCGTTCTCGCCCACTACGCCGAACATCTGCGCCGGCGTGTCGCTGCGAGCGAAGCCGAGACGACCGACGGAGGTATCGCTCGCTCCACTGCCTGGACCTACTACAACACGATCTCTGCCTTCCTTGGCTGGGCCTCCAAATGGGGCTATCTTCAGGAGAACTATGCCCGAGCGGGTCTCGCCCAAGAGTCGATGCCTGACCGATCCACAACACAACAGTCCCAACAGCAGTTCTGGACCCCAGCTCAACGAGAGCAGATCCTCAATTACGTCAACAAACGAGCTCACGACGCTATTGATGAGAAGGGTCTCAGCGCCGAGATCGAAGCACGCGATCGGGCTCTCGTCGCTGTTCTCGCGTTCACAGGAGTGCGTGCATCCGAGGTCTTCCGCTCCGAGCACGACAACCGCACCGGCCGCCAGGGCATTCGCTGGCGTGATATCAATCTCGAGGAACAGACGATCTCCGTTCTTGGAAAGAATCAGCAACGCCAGTCAGCATGGCTCCTCGAGCAAGCGATTCCCGCGGTCGAACGCTATCGGACGATTAGCGATCCCCCATCGGATGACTGGCCCGTCTTTCCTACGAGACACGCGCCATCGCTGTATGAGAGTGCTCGGACGCATCTTCGCGAAGTAGATAACGAGAACGAAGAATCGATAGAAGTAATTCTCGACGAAAATCCGATCGAAGAGGTGTTGCGAGAGTACCAGATCGTTCCACCCGCGATCACGACGACAGGCGCTCGAAGCGTCATGAAACGGCTCTGTGAGGCCGCAGAGCTCGATATTCCGACTCCACCGGAAGGTCCTGGGTATCTCCAACTCCACGGGGCTCGCCGTGGGATCGGTGATACGTTCTACCGCATGGATCGTGGGACTGCACAAGATCTCATGCGTCACCAGAGCCTCGAAACCACGAAAGACCACTATTCACACATCGACGCGACTGAGGGAGCAAAACGTGCGAGTGAAATGCTCGACGAGTCTAACGCCGATCAGTGA
- a CDS encoding winged helix-turn-helix domain-containing protein → MSESDTGNADVGPFAEQQRLFKLLSQDTRHLIIQELLGHPAHLMSLAELEYMVGKSQAALKDQLETLTEAGVVARYTYEPSKGTRDLPSQFYGFTERGVEILYEYKYLRGLPIARALYENTRKTEKITRHEAAPRPELPAAVVEALTFEEPDLGEDTTSGSRQ, encoded by the coding sequence ATGAGTGAGAGCGACACGGGGAACGCCGATGTCGGGCCGTTTGCGGAGCAACAGCGTCTCTTTAAGCTCCTTTCACAGGATACGCGCCACCTCATAATTCAGGAACTTCTTGGCCATCCTGCTCACCTCATGTCGCTTGCCGAGTTGGAGTATATGGTCGGGAAAAGCCAGGCAGCACTCAAAGACCAGTTAGAGACATTAACCGAGGCAGGGGTCGTTGCTCGCTACACCTACGAACCAAGTAAAGGCACGCGGGATCTTCCGTCTCAGTTCTATGGATTTACTGAGCGTGGTGTAGAAATCCTCTACGAATATAAGTATCTCCGTGGATTGCCAATCGCGCGCGCATTGTACGAGAACACACGTAAGACTGAGAAAATCACTCGTCACGAAGCAGCCCCTCGCCCAGAATTACCAGCAGCAGTTGTGGAGGCGCTTACGTTTGAAGAACCGGATCTGGGGGAAGATACTACCAGTGGCAGTCGGCAATAA
- a CDS encoding ParA family protein yields the protein MVDENQKSPRAIAINVLKGGFGKSTTAINLARELAERNDQVLLIDLDDNGHTTFNLGYRDRYEGENHVQNVLLDGENPSDFIVPVVEDLDLFPSHEALEEVETNLKSAMASSQRLFRNVVDPLLGDVYDYIVVDTPANRGKINDNALFATKNLMVPLRPESGWESGITQTNKRLIQEAQQYFELKLLALVPTDLSERLDQDTRDRNLLQAINSRDALEPFVPNFAHLSESDWEAIDAGEYNNELPGIRHRASIDKAHRARIPLRDFDPHCDQLEYYGELAQIVEQGEVVR from the coding sequence ATGGTCGACGAAAATCAGAAGAGTCCACGGGCAATCGCGATCAATGTTTTAAAAGGAGGGTTTGGAAAATCAACGACTGCCATCAATCTCGCACGGGAGCTGGCGGAGCGAAATGATCAAGTGCTACTTATCGATCTCGATGACAACGGTCATACAACGTTTAATCTTGGCTACCGGGACCGCTATGAAGGTGAGAACCATGTACAGAATGTTCTCTTGGATGGAGAAAATCCATCAGATTTCATCGTTCCTGTCGTTGAAGATCTTGACCTCTTTCCTTCGCATGAGGCTCTTGAGGAGGTAGAAACAAATCTCAAGTCGGCAATGGCGTCAAGTCAACGCCTGTTTCGAAATGTTGTAGATCCGCTGCTTGGAGACGTCTATGATTACATTGTCGTTGACACCCCAGCGAATAGAGGAAAAATAAACGACAATGCACTGTTTGCGACGAAGAATCTCATGGTCCCGCTTCGACCGGAGAGTGGTTGGGAATCGGGTATTACGCAAACGAACAAGCGGCTGATTCAAGAAGCACAGCAGTATTTCGAGCTCAAACTGCTTGCGCTCGTTCCGACGGATCTAAGCGAACGCTTGGATCAAGATACGCGAGATCGGAACCTACTGCAAGCCATTAACAGCCGCGATGCCTTAGAGCCATTTGTTCCAAACTTCGCACATCTCTCTGAGTCAGATTGGGAAGCAATCGATGCTGGCGAGTACAATAATGAACTACCAGGCATTCGACACCGAGCGAGTATCGATAAAGCTCACCGAGCGCGAATACCGCTTCGGGACTTCGATCCCCACTGTGATCAACTCGAGTATTACGGCGAACTCGCACAGATCGTCGAGCAGGGAGAGGTGGTTCGATAA